One Colias croceus chromosome 7, ilColCroc2.1 genomic window carries:
- the LOC123693335 gene encoding ommochrome-binding protein-like has translation MKLLILLAVLTLTQSRYTEDKCSGIIAHNIKHEKEVLKSGLTSPYQLAMDYDTNTVFFSYSSEGENVFESAFINLKTNEFSNIPGISGGFANAVDSKKNIVYLGGRDGIYKYNYASKKAEHLHTTNDNIWQLFYKDTLYYSRYPDENAFVFRNDKFEKVPELQNTRAFLIGLDNYGNIYFSNSSGLFYYKKSNGLIDYIGDFNVNGFTSDLNGNLYFSTPDGIFYINVNKKEVERIAEIDSIYGLAIEGDGNILYASYDSIIRLKATKIFCPVEEYKISFAA, from the coding sequence aTGAAGTTATTAATTCTGCTAGCCGTCCTTACTCTGACCCAATCTCGATATACAGAAGATAAATGTAGCGGTATCATTGCACATAACATTAAACATGAAAAGGAAGTATTGAAATCTGGCCTGACGAGTCCCTACCAGCTAGCCATGGACTACGATACAAACACGGTATTCTTCAGTTACTCTTCAGAAGGTGAAAACGTTTTTGAATCAGCATTCATTAATTTGAAAACAAATGAATTCAGTAACATTCCTGGAATCAGCGGAGGTTTTGCAAACGCAGTAGACAGTAAGAAAAACATTGTGTATTTAGGAGGAAGAGACgggatatataaatataattacgcATCAAAAAAGGCTGAACATTTACACACAACTAATGATAACATTTGgcaattgttttataaagaCACACTGTATTATTCGAGGTATCCTGATGAAAATGCGTTTGTATTCAGGAATGATAAATTTGAAAAGGTTCCTGAGTTGCAGAATACTAGAGCATTCTTAATTGGTTTAGACAATTATGGAAACATTTACTTTTCAAACTCTTCTGGGTTgttttactataaaaaatcaaaCGGCTTAATAGATTACATTGGAGACTTTAATGTCAATGGTTTTACATCAGATTTGAATGGAAACTTGTATTTCTCAACACCTGATGGAATTTTCtacattaatgttaataaaaaggAAGTGGAAAGAATAGCAGAAATTGATAGCATTTACGGCCTGGCGATAGAAGGAGATGgaaacatattatatgcatCATATGACAGTATCATCAGATTAAAGGCGACTAAAATCTTTTGTCCTGTAGAAGAATACAAAATTTCTTTTGCAGCttaa